The genomic segment CGCGCCGTTACCGCCTCCATCGGTGACGGCAGTGATGCTCGACGCGTCGACGTTGCCGGCCAGCGTCAGCACCGAGTTCTCGGCGCGAAACGCGCGCTTCGCAAAAGCGCTGACCTGTTCGGTCGAGACGCTCGTCAGTTGCGAGATCGAGGTCGGCAGCGGCGGATAGTGCGCGGGACCGCTCGCGAAGATCTGCCCGAAGAGGAGATCGTGCAGGGTCGAGTCCGACTCGTAGCGCTGCTGCACGCCGAGTACCGCCGCGTTCGCTCTCGCGGTCTTCATGGCCGTATCGTCGAGCGCCGGCGCGTAATAGGCGGCCGTCATTCCCGCGACGACGCGGCGCGCCGCCGACGCCGGCACGATCGCCGCGATGCCGACGATATCGGGATAGACTTCGATGTTCAACTGGCCCCCGAGCGAGTGAACGAGCGCGTAGAGCGACTTGCCGCTCGGGAGCGGCGCGACTGCGGCGGCGGTTGCAGCCAGGTTCGAGATGCCGGGCGTCGCGTTGTCGAAGCCCGCGCCCGGAGCGCGGAACCACAGCGCGATCGCCGCGGCCCCCACGGTCGGATCGGAATCGAGGACGTACGAGCCGCCGCGCGGCAGCGTGCCGACCTGCTGCGCCATCGCGCTGCGCGCGGGTTGCACGCAAAGCAAGACCGCAGCGACGGCAAACGTCGCGGCCGCTCGCGCAGCTCGCCCGATCACGCGGGTTCCGGGGAGATGTTCGGCGGGAGACGCGAGGGCTTCTCGGTTCGCTTCTCTTCCGCAACGGGACGCTCGGCCGGCGCGTCCGGCGACGCGGCCGCTTCGGCGCCGCTATTGCGATCGAAGGGACGATCTTCGAGGATCGCCCTGACCTCTTCGGCCTCGACCGTCTCGTACTCGAGCAGCGACGCGACCATCCGTTCGAGTTTCTGCCAGTTCGTACTGAGGATCTCTTTGCCGTTCGCGTAGCACGACTCGATGATGGATCGCACCTGGGCGTCGATCTTGCTCGCGACCTCTTCGGAGTAGTTACGCTCGTCGCCGAAGTCGCGGCCGAGGAAGACCTGATGCGCGCCGCGTCCGTACTGAATCGGGCCCAAGTCGCTCATGCCGTACTGCGTCACCATCCGGCGCGCGAGTTCGGTCGCCTTCTCGAAGTCGTTGCTCGCGCCGGTGGTCACGTCGCCGAACTTGATCTCTTCGGCGAGCCGTCCGCCGAGCGCCATCGTGATCTGCGCGATGAGTTCCTCGCGCGTCACCTGATAGCGGTCGTCTTCCGGGAGCGACCACGTGAGGCCGAGCGCCATGCCGCGCGGGATGATCGTCACCTTGTGAATCGGATCGGACTTGTCGAGCAGGCCGCCGAGGATCGCGTGACCCGACTCGTGATATGCGGCGATGCTCTTTGCCTTCGCCGACATGACGACGGATTTGCGCTCGGGGCCGACCATCACGCGATCGATCGCCTCGTCGCAATCGATCATCTCGATGACGTTCTTATTGCGTCGCGCGGCGAGCAGCGCCGCTTCGTTCAACAGATTCTCGAGATCGGCGCCCGAGAAGCCCGGCGTGCGCTTGGCGAGCGTCTGGAGCGAGACTTCCTTGCCGAGCGGCTTGTTGCGCGCGTGAACCTCGAGGATCTTCTCGCGTCCCTTGAAGTCGGCGCGGTCCACGATGACCTGACGGTCGAAGCGGCCGGGGCGCAGGAGCGCGGGGTCGAGCACGTCGGAGCGATTCGTCGCGGCGATCAGGATGACGCCGGTGTTCTGATCGAAGCCGTCCATCTCGACGAGCAATTGGTTGAGCGTCTGCTCGCGCTCGTCGTGACCGCCGCCCAAACCGGCGCCGCGCTGCCGTCCGACCGCATCGATCTCGTCGATGAAGACGATGCACGGCGCGGATTTCTTCGCTTGATCGAAGAGATCGCGCACGCGCGACGCGCCGACGCCGACGAACATCTCGACGAAATCGGAGCCGGATATCGAGAGGAACGGCACGCCCGCCTCGCCGGCGATCGCGCGCGCGAGCAGCGTCTTGCCGGTTCCGGGCGGGCCGAGCAGCAAGACTCCCTTGGGAATGCGCGCGCCGAGCGACTGGTACTTCTTCGGATACTTCAAGAAGTCGACGATCTCGGCGAGCTCCTCTTTCGCCTCGTCGACGCCCGCGACGTCCGCGAAGGTAACCTTCGGACGATTCTCCGAGAGCATCTTCGCGCGCGAGCGTCCGAACGAGAGCGCCTGACTGCCGCCGCTCTGCGCCTGGCGCAGGATGAAAAAGAGCAGGAGCACGGTGATCGCGAGCGGTCCGAGCGTCATGAGACTCGAGAGCAAGCCGGTGTTCGATTGCTGATCGAACGAGATCGCGCCGCTCTTGACGCGCTTGTAGACTTCGTCCACGAACGTCTGATCGACGTTCGGCACGGCGACCGAGTACTTCGTTCCGTTCGCGAGGTCGCCGACCGCGTTCAGGCCGGTGGCGTGGAACGACTGAACTTGACCGGCTTCGAGCTTCTGATAGAAGGCCCCGTAGTCGAGGCGCGTCTCACCCTCGCTTGGTTGAACGAAGCGTTCCACGATGATGAAGACGGCGATGACCGCCAGGATGATGAGGATGATCGACCGGAGATGTTTGCTCACGTTGTGGCTAGACCGTTTGACCCTCTCGTAGCTCGGCTAGGTAAGGGAGATTGCGATAGACTTCCTTATAGTCCAAACCGTAACCTATAGCAAAGACGTTCGGGACGGTTACGCCCCGGAAATCTATCGCGACCTCCACCTCCCGCCGCGCGGGCTTGTCGAAGAGAACGCAGGTCCTCAACGTCGAGGTCCGTCGCCCCCTAAAGTGATTCTTCAGGAACGCTAGCGTCACTCCATTGTCGGCGATCGCATCGGCCAGCAGCAGGTTCTGACCGCGCACCGGCAGCGTGCAATCCATCGCCAGACGAGGGGCGCCCCCGGCGCTCCCCGCCGCCCCGTACCGTTCGACGCACACGTAATCCACCATGATCTCGTTTGGACCGTCCGGCTGCCGGCCGAGCGCGCGCGCCAGGTCGGCGGTCAGGCAGATCGCTCCTTTCAACACCCCGACGAGAAGTAGCGGTTGCCCTCGATACGCCTGCGCGATCTCAGCAGCCAAGCGCTCGATAGTTACCTGGATCTCCTCGGGCGACAGGATCACTTCCTCGTTATACCGGCGATCGAACCGCGTTCGATTCTCAGAGCGACCCCAGGCTTCATTAGAAACGTTCCGGTCCGCCCCGCTTCGAGAGCGCGGACGGCGGCCTCGACGTGACGGAAATCTATGTCGCGCAGGTCGTCTTCGCGCGAGAGTTCCTCGCGCACAGAGCGGCGCAGCTCGGCACGCTCCGTCGCGTCCCCCTCGTGCGCCGCGACCTCGGCCGCGCGCGCGACCGCGGCGTCGAGCCCGGGGAAGAGCGGGCGCAGCGCCTCGAGCGCCTCGCGCACGGCGTTGCGCCGGAGCGACATCGCCGCGTTGCTCGGATCTACCGCGTAGGGCAGCGCGAGCGCGTGGCAGTAGGCGCGCAGCGTCTCCGACGGCAGCGCGATGAAAGGCCGGACGAGCTCTATCCCCGGCGCGAGCGCGCGGCGCCCGCGCATCCCGCGCAGCCCTTCGAGTCCGGCGCCGCGCAGCAGCGCGAGCAGAACGGTCTCGCTCTGATCCTCGGCGTGGTGCGCGGTCGCGATCGCTCCGCATCCCCGCCGCTCCGCCGCGGCGACGAGCGCGGCGTACCGCCCCTCGCGCAGTCGCGCTTCGCCCGCGCCGCCTGCTTCCAGCGCAAGCACCTCGACCGGCATGCCGAACCGAGCGCCGATCTGCAGGACGACGCACTCGTCTTGCCATGCCGAGGCTCGCAGCCCGTGATTGACGTACGCCGCCGCAACGCTCAGATGCATCCGTTTCGAGACCGCCTGCAGCGCCGCCGCAAGCGCGACCGAATCCGGACCCCCGCTGCAGGCGACGAGCACGCGCTCTCCGCGCGCGAGGCTCCCGCTCTCTTCGAGCGCCCGCTCGACGTCGCGCTCGGGGTGCGCGCCCCTCACGACCGGCGCACGTGCCTGGCGATCTCGCGCTCGACGTCGCGCTTGGCGGCCGCCTCGCGCTTGTCCCACATCTT from the Candidatus Binatia bacterium genome contains:
- a CDS encoding insulinase family protein, whose protein sequence is MIGRAARAAATFAVAAVLLCVQPARSAMAQQVGTLPRGGSYVLDSDPTVGAAAIALWFRAPGAGFDNATPGISNLAATAAAVAPLPSGKSLYALVHSLGGQLNIEVYPDIVGIAAIVPASAARRVVAGMTAAYYAPALDDTAMKTARANAAVLGVQQRYESDSTLHDLLFGQIFASGPAHYPPLPTSISQLTSVSTEQVSAFAKRAFRAENSVLTLAGNVDASSITAVTDGGGNGAMDSPYDSPLAQPAKSSTTTGSVDGVGLAWVGPPISDEKAATALDFVADYLFRERTGVVTKAIDRSRGDTFVTGQFITLHDPGVMVVTIGGEREKQTEESVLDALRTLQEPMDKQSFEAAREAFLYHVATDTQTPQERADNLGWYTVEGNVQYAPGIASGSYERSVRDLDPQYVADVVRKYIGKPVVVDLIASQPQKEPPQ
- the ftsH gene encoding ATP-dependent zinc metalloprotease FtsH, whose protein sequence is MSKHLRSIILIILAVIAVFIIVERFVQPSEGETRLDYGAFYQKLEAGQVQSFHATGLNAVGDLANGTKYSVAVPNVDQTFVDEVYKRVKSGAISFDQQSNTGLLSSLMTLGPLAITVLLLFFILRQAQSGGSQALSFGRSRAKMLSENRPKVTFADVAGVDEAKEELAEIVDFLKYPKKYQSLGARIPKGVLLLGPPGTGKTLLARAIAGEAGVPFLSISGSDFVEMFVGVGASRVRDLFDQAKKSAPCIVFIDEIDAVGRQRGAGLGGGHDEREQTLNQLLVEMDGFDQNTGVILIAATNRSDVLDPALLRPGRFDRQVIVDRADFKGREKILEVHARNKPLGKEVSLQTLAKRTPGFSGADLENLLNEAALLAARRNKNVIEMIDCDEAIDRVMVGPERKSVVMSAKAKSIAAYHESGHAILGGLLDKSDPIHKVTIIPRGMALGLTWSLPEDDRYQVTREELIAQITMALGGRLAEEIKFGDVTTGASNDFEKATELARRMVTQYGMSDLGPIQYGRGAHQVFLGRDFGDERNYSEEVASKIDAQVRSIIESCYANGKEILSTNWQKLERMVASLLEYETVEAEEVRAILEDRPFDRNSGAEAAASPDAPAERPVAEEKRTEKPSRLPPNISPEPA
- a CDS encoding phosphoribosyltransferase family protein — translated: MILSPEEIQVTIERLAAEIAQAYRGQPLLLVGVLKGAICLTADLARALGRQPDGPNEIMVDYVCVERYGAAGSAGGAPRLAMDCTLPVRGQNLLLADAIADNGVTLAFLKNHFRGRRTSTLRTCVLFDKPARREVEVAIDFRGVTVPNVFAIGYGLDYKEVYRNLPYLAELREGQTV
- the tilS gene encoding tRNA lysidine(34) synthetase TilS; the protein is MRGAHPERDVERALEESGSLARGERVLVACSGGPDSVALAAALQAVSKRMHLSVAAAYVNHGLRASAWQDECVVLQIGARFGMPVEVLALEAGGAGEARLREGRYAALVAAAERRGCGAIATAHHAEDQSETVLLALLRGAGLEGLRGMRGRRALAPGIELVRPFIALPSETLRAYCHALALPYAVDPSNAAMSLRRNAVREALEALRPLFPGLDAAVARAAEVAAHEGDATERAELRRSVREELSREDDLRDIDFRHVEAAVRALEAGRTGTFLMKPGVALRIERGSIAGITRK